Proteins encoded by one window of Lacipirellulaceae bacterium:
- a CDS encoding BBP7 family outer membrane beta-barrel protein: MPTEQYFAVADDLNATVTPTAYSQHQAQQSIVYVTEHPSAVRSREHWFRAGYVAWWTDGLDLPPLLTTSDPTVPIGDAGVLGFPTTSVLLGDESFAESARHGYRLTSYDEWSVANQFGLQVDVLGFGEQDGTEEILRLDGSSVLAVPFYDVSSDEESSVVLAYPGARVGGAKAVSQSFFSLIGLAIRQNLFDRLETVETGNRFDIYAGYRFGGLNERFEYVTAAFFNGPPLMGIEQWDSFQAKNLFHGVDLGLVRSWNRDRWTFELEGRTAIGSNRRRAIVEGRTGVGTAATFPTGATFDDVGLFGASTNSGLFRDTIFSMQGEFAARVRWQMVDWLSASVGYSLFYWSNVTRPADLIDRGLNPDGFAFGSSPPAGAQRPAFRWRESDFWAQGLQVGVEARW, encoded by the coding sequence GTGCCCACGGAGCAATACTTCGCCGTAGCGGACGATCTCAACGCAACGGTCACGCCGACGGCTTACTCACAGCACCAGGCACAGCAGTCGATCGTTTATGTGACTGAACATCCAAGTGCCGTGCGAAGCCGAGAGCATTGGTTCCGCGCCGGTTACGTGGCTTGGTGGACGGATGGCTTGGATTTGCCGCCGTTGCTTACGACGAGCGACCCCACGGTGCCGATTGGTGACGCTGGGGTACTCGGTTTTCCGACGACTTCAGTCCTCTTAGGCGATGAATCCTTTGCTGAGTCAGCCCGTCACGGCTATCGGCTGACAAGCTACGACGAGTGGTCGGTCGCGAATCAATTTGGTCTTCAAGTCGACGTTCTGGGTTTTGGAGAACAAGATGGAACGGAGGAAATCCTCCGACTTGATGGAAGCAGTGTACTGGCAGTGCCCTTCTATGACGTTTCGAGCGATGAAGAAAGCTCCGTCGTGTTGGCTTATCCGGGCGCGAGGGTCGGAGGTGCCAAGGCTGTTTCGCAGAGTTTCTTTAGCCTCATTGGATTGGCGATACGACAGAACCTGTTTGATCGGCTCGAAACGGTGGAAACCGGAAATCGGTTTGACATCTATGCTGGCTACCGATTCGGTGGACTGAATGAGCGGTTTGAGTATGTCACCGCAGCGTTCTTCAATGGTCCGCCGCTAATGGGTATCGAGCAGTGGGATTCGTTCCAAGCGAAAAACCTCTTCCACGGAGTCGATCTGGGCTTGGTGCGTTCTTGGAATCGCGATCGCTGGACCTTCGAGTTGGAGGGACGTACCGCCATCGGCTCAAACCGCCGCCGAGCGATTGTTGAAGGCAGGACGGGCGTTGGCACGGCGGCCACGTTTCCTACTGGAGCGACTTTCGACGACGTAGGACTCTTCGGGGCCTCGACCAACAGCGGCTTGTTTCGCGACACCATCTTCAGCATGCAGGGCGAGTTCGCCGCGCGGGTGCGTTGGCAAATGGTGGATTGGCTCAGTGCATCGGTCGGCTATTCTTTGTTCTACTGGAGCAACGTGACCCGCCCGGCCGACTTGATCGACCGCGGCTTGAACCCCGACGGTTTCGCCTTCGGCAGCTCACCCCCCGCAGGAGCCCAGCGTCCTGCTTTCCGGTGGCGCGAATCCGACTTCTGGGCCCAAGGTTTGCAAGTAGGGGTTGAGGCTCGGTGGTAG